A single Natrinema pellirubrum DSM 15624 DNA region contains:
- a CDS encoding YihY/virulence factor BrkB family protein, translated as MELPETVTTIYRTASDRDLTFLAAGFAYYAFVSLIPLVLLALVVGSLLGGEAAAERLITVAGDFLPASGEDLVTEALTTESGRAEATVVALVVAAWGALKVFRGLSLAFDKVYDEVTEESLVGQLVDGLTVLVAGAGAIALMIGIGAALRLVTGTVPLADFLGWLILLAGLILVFLPIYYVLPPIPVDVAEILPGVVFAAVGWTILQFGFQLYAANAAQYEAYGALGAVLLFVTWLYFAGIIILIGAVLNVVRANPALAE; from the coding sequence ATGGAGCTTCCGGAGACGGTCACGACGATCTATCGGACAGCGAGCGACCGCGATCTAACCTTTCTCGCGGCCGGCTTCGCTTACTACGCGTTCGTGTCGCTGATCCCGCTGGTCCTGCTTGCACTCGTCGTCGGCTCGCTGCTGGGCGGCGAGGCGGCCGCAGAGCGGCTGATCACTGTCGCCGGGGATTTCCTCCCGGCGTCGGGCGAAGACCTCGTTACCGAAGCCCTGACGACCGAATCGGGACGGGCCGAGGCGACCGTCGTCGCGCTCGTCGTCGCCGCCTGGGGTGCGCTCAAGGTCTTTCGAGGGCTGAGCCTCGCGTTCGACAAGGTCTACGACGAGGTCACCGAAGAGAGCCTCGTCGGACAGCTCGTGGACGGACTGACGGTACTCGTCGCGGGCGCGGGCGCGATCGCGCTGATGATCGGGATCGGGGCAGCGCTCAGGCTCGTCACCGGTACCGTGCCGTTAGCCGACTTCCTCGGCTGGCTCATCCTGCTTGCCGGGCTCATCCTCGTCTTCCTGCCGATCTACTACGTCCTGCCACCGATCCCCGTCGACGTGGCCGAGATCCTCCCGGGCGTGGTCTTCGCCGCCGTCGGTTGGACCATCCTCCAGTTCGGGTTCCAGCTGTACGCGGCCAACGCCGCCCAGTACGAGGCCTACGGGGCACTCGGTGCCGTGTTGCTGTTCGTTACCTGGCTCTACTTCGCGGGCATCATCATTCTGATCGGGGCCGTCCTCAACGTCGTCCGGGCGAATCCGGCGCTCGCGGAGTGA
- the trpG gene encoding anthranilate synthase component II — protein sequence MSATAADDRDAAGRDGETEPLTVLFVDNYDSFTYNLVEYVSQQAGTETEVLKNTASLADVRAVDPDTIVISPGPGHPKHDRDVGITMKVLREISPDVPTLGVCLGLEAAVYEYGGSVGRAPEPIHGKASAVDHDGEGVFAGLEQGFRAGRYHSLVATDVPDCLEVTATAEHGSETLVMGVRHAEYPLECVQFHPESVLTAVGHDVIENFLAFAKE from the coding sequence ATGAGCGCGACGGCGGCGGACGACCGCGACGCGGCGGGCCGCGACGGCGAGACGGAGCCGCTGACGGTGCTGTTCGTCGACAACTACGACTCCTTTACCTACAACCTCGTCGAGTACGTCAGCCAGCAGGCCGGCACCGAGACCGAGGTCCTGAAAAACACCGCGTCGCTCGCGGACGTCCGCGCGGTCGACCCCGACACGATCGTCATCAGCCCCGGCCCCGGGCATCCGAAGCACGACCGCGACGTCGGCATCACGATGAAGGTTCTCCGGGAGATCAGCCCCGACGTCCCGACGCTCGGTGTCTGTCTCGGCCTCGAGGCCGCCGTCTACGAGTACGGCGGCAGCGTCGGCCGCGCGCCGGAGCCGATCCACGGCAAGGCCTCCGCGGTCGATCACGACGGCGAGGGCGTCTTTGCGGGCTTAGAGCAGGGATTCCGTGCGGGCAGGTACCACTCGCTGGTCGCGACCGACGTGCCGGACTGTCTCGAGGTGACCGCGACCGCAGAACACGGCTCGGAGACGCTCGTCATGGGCGTGCGCCACGCGGAATACCCCCTCGAGTGCGTGCAGTTCCACCCCGAGAGCGTCCTCACGGCCGTCGGGCACGACGTGATCGAGAACTTCCTCGCGTTCGCGAAGGAGTAA
- the trpD gene encoding anthranilate phosphoribosyltransferase: protein MQDYVERVTDGQDLTQAGARAASAAVFEDATEAQIGALLAALRAKGETEAEIAGFAEGMRDAARTISPDRAPLVDTCGTGGDDYDTINVSTTSAIVAGGAGVPIAKHGNYSVSSSSGSADVLEEVGVDVEAEPPAVEEAIEEDGIGFMLAPVFHPAMKAVIGPRKELGMRTIFNILGPLTNPAGADAQVVGVYDPDLVPVLANALARMDIERALVVHGAGTDEIAIHGETRVAEVCAERSSANPRAAEPRDDGESVEEYTLEPADLGLAEHDIADISGGSPEENAADMRGIVEGDVTGAKRDVILANAGAAIYVAGEADSLEDGADAAREAIESGAAAEKLDQLRGVTAQPTGDR, encoded by the coding sequence ATGCAGGACTACGTCGAACGAGTCACGGACGGGCAGGATCTCACGCAAGCGGGCGCTCGAGCGGCCTCGGCGGCCGTTTTCGAGGACGCGACGGAGGCACAGATCGGCGCGCTGCTGGCTGCGCTGCGAGCGAAAGGCGAGACCGAAGCCGAGATCGCCGGCTTCGCGGAAGGGATGCGCGATGCGGCCCGAACGATCTCGCCGGACCGGGCGCCGCTGGTCGATACCTGTGGCACCGGCGGGGACGACTACGACACGATCAACGTCTCGACGACGAGCGCGATCGTCGCCGGCGGGGCCGGCGTTCCGATCGCCAAGCACGGCAACTACTCCGTCTCCTCCTCGTCGGGCAGCGCGGACGTCCTGGAGGAAGTCGGCGTCGACGTCGAAGCCGAGCCCCCGGCCGTCGAGGAAGCCATCGAGGAGGACGGTATCGGGTTCATGCTCGCGCCGGTCTTCCACCCGGCGATGAAGGCCGTCATCGGCCCGCGCAAGGAACTGGGGATGCGGACGATCTTCAACATTCTCGGCCCGCTGACCAACCCCGCGGGCGCGGACGCACAGGTCGTCGGCGTCTACGACCCCGACCTCGTTCCCGTCCTCGCGAACGCGCTCGCACGGATGGACATCGAGCGCGCGCTGGTGGTCCACGGCGCGGGCACCGACGAGATCGCGATCCACGGCGAGACCCGAGTCGCAGAAGTCTGCGCGGAACGAAGTTCCGCGAACCCTCGAGCGGCGGAGCCGCGAGACGACGGCGAGTCGGTCGAGGAGTACACCCTCGAGCCGGCCGATCTCGGCCTCGCTGAACACGACATCGCCGACATTTCGGGCGGCTCGCCCGAGGAAAACGCCGCGGACATGCGCGGGATCGTCGAGGGCGACGTGACCGGCGCGAAACGCGACGTCATCCTCGCGAACGCGGGCGCGGCGATCTACGTCGCCGGCGAGGCCGACTCGCTCGAGGACGGCGCGGACGCGGCCCGCGAGGCCATCGAGTCGGGCGCGGCCGCCGAGAAACTCGACCAGTTACGCGGCGTCACGGCCCAGCCGACCGGGGACCGATGA
- a CDS encoding CBS domain-containing protein: MNIADIATTEFIEVDVGTRMGKVRSMFEDGNPKGIIVTNDGDYEGVISEREILQSHVEDDAKVAALTKPSRSTPSPKVDRQEDVRETARVLVESNAKVAPVFENGELWGVITDDAILEAVLENLDALTVEDIYTADPVTVTEDDGIGKAINLLREHGISRLPVMNENGFLAGVVTTHDIADFVIRENHTTTTGDRVGDSQRLLDVPVYDIMTSPVETTTLDTTAEEAVERMLGNDYAGLMVTPADDDRVVIGVITKTDVLRALTFTEEEHMDVQITNISMLDTITREGIVENIEDVVDKYQDMQVMHAHVRFKEHQERLRGTPLVQSQIRLRTNKGQVAGTGEGYGSENAFRVALDKLERNVLELKGVTSDEEYRGQLLRKLNEL, translated from the coding sequence ATGAATATCGCTGATATCGCCACCACGGAGTTCATCGAAGTCGACGTCGGGACGCGAATGGGGAAAGTCCGGTCCATGTTCGAGGACGGCAACCCCAAGGGAATTATCGTCACGAACGACGGGGACTACGAGGGGGTCATCAGCGAGCGGGAGATCCTCCAGTCCCACGTCGAGGACGACGCCAAGGTGGCGGCACTCACGAAGCCCAGTCGGAGTACGCCATCGCCCAAGGTCGACCGCCAGGAAGACGTCCGGGAGACCGCCCGCGTCCTCGTCGAGAGCAACGCGAAGGTCGCGCCGGTCTTCGAGAACGGCGAGCTGTGGGGGGTCATCACCGACGACGCGATCCTCGAGGCAGTACTGGAGAACCTCGACGCACTGACCGTCGAGGACATCTACACCGCCGACCCGGTCACGGTCACCGAGGACGACGGGATCGGCAAGGCGATCAATCTCCTGCGCGAACACGGCATCTCCCGCCTGCCCGTGATGAACGAGAACGGCTTCCTCGCTGGGGTCGTCACGACCCACGACATCGCCGACTTCGTCATCCGGGAAAACCATACGACGACGACGGGCGACCGGGTCGGTGACAGCCAGCGCCTGCTCGACGTGCCGGTCTACGACATCATGACCAGCCCCGTCGAGACGACCACGCTGGACACGACCGCGGAGGAAGCCGTCGAGCGGATGCTGGGCAACGACTACGCGGGGCTGATGGTCACGCCGGCCGACGACGACCGGGTCGTCATCGGCGTCATCACCAAGACCGACGTCCTGCGGGCGCTGACCTTCACCGAGGAGGAACACATGGACGTCCAGATCACCAACATCTCGATGCTCGATACCATCACTCGAGAGGGGATCGTCGAGAACATCGAGGACGTCGTCGACAAGTACCAGGACATGCAGGTGATGCACGCCCACGTTCGATTCAAGGAACACCAAGAGCGACTCCGCGGCACGCCGCTCGTGCAGTCACAGATCCGACTGCGTACTAACAAGGGTCAAGTCGCCGGCACCGGTGAGGGCTACGGCTCGGAAAACGCCTTCCGCGTCGCGCTCGATAAACTCGAGCGCAACGTCCTCGAACTCAAAGGCGTCACCAGCGACGAGGAGTACCGCGGCCAGCTCCTGCGGAAACTCAACGAACTGTAG
- a CDS encoding lycopene cyclase domain-containing protein: MFDISVFGRYTYLVTELVWGIVAALLLRRANAVRKAGVTILALYPIAYVWDRYTLAVGVFDIKLRTGIDVAGIPLEEHLFMAVVPGLVIGMHETIFGDGADGVAVTDP, translated from the coding sequence ATGTTCGACATCAGCGTCTTCGGACGCTACACCTACCTCGTGACCGAACTCGTCTGGGGGATCGTCGCCGCGCTCCTGTTGCGCCGCGCGAACGCCGTTCGGAAGGCCGGCGTGACCATCCTCGCGCTGTACCCCATCGCCTACGTCTGGGACCGGTACACCCTCGCCGTCGGCGTCTTCGATATCAAACTCCGGACCGGGATCGACGTCGCCGGCATCCCGCTCGAGGAACACCTGTTCATGGCGGTCGTCCCCGGTCTCGTGATCGGCATGCACGAGACGATCTTCGGCGACGGGGCGGACGGGGTCGCGGTCACGGACCCGTAA
- a CDS encoding phosphoribosylanthranilate isomerase, which produces MTRVKICGLTDEADLEAAIDAGADAVGIICDVSVDTPREVSIERATALAAATPPFVTSVLVTMPDGPADAIELVEEIEPDAIQIHSDIRPGDLAYLRANLEAELLLAVDADDAATAETYDEIVDGLLVDTGSAEGGGGTGRTHDWDRTRTATADLESPLILAGGLTPENVGDAVRTVAPFAVDVASGVEERGGVKDHEAVRSFVDRAKTARKRAEPDA; this is translated from the coding sequence ATGACCCGGGTCAAGATCTGCGGCCTGACTGACGAGGCCGACCTCGAGGCGGCGATCGACGCGGGCGCGGACGCGGTCGGCATCATCTGTGACGTCTCGGTCGACACGCCCCGCGAAGTCTCGATCGAGCGGGCGACGGCGCTGGCGGCGGCGACCCCGCCGTTCGTCACGAGCGTCCTCGTGACGATGCCCGACGGGCCGGCGGACGCGATCGAACTGGTCGAGGAGATCGAGCCCGACGCGATCCAGATCCACAGCGACATCCGACCCGGCGACCTCGCGTACCTGCGCGCGAACCTCGAGGCGGAACTGCTGCTCGCGGTCGACGCCGACGACGCCGCGACCGCCGAGACCTACGACGAGATCGTCGACGGCCTCCTCGTCGACACGGGCAGCGCCGAGGGCGGCGGTGGGACCGGCCGCACCCACGACTGGGACCGGACCCGTACCGCCACGGCCGACCTCGAGTCGCCGCTGATCCTCGCCGGGGGTCTCACCCCCGAGAACGTCGGTGACGCGGTCCGGACCGTCGCGCCCTTCGCCGTCGACGTCGCCAGCGGCGTCGAGGAGCGGGGCGGGGTCAAAGACCACGAGGCCGTTCGCTCGTTCGTCGACCGAGCCAAGACCGCCCGCAAGCGGGCGGAGCCCGACGCGTGA
- the trpE gene encoding anthranilate synthase component I: MPDPKPTPTDRFSFDLDREAFREYAGSSADRDDRPAVVRTVATLEVETTPLAAYAALTGRSEASDRERSPYAFLLESAGKTASSDPDGAFRPSSADAERHARYSYVGYDPEAVVTVESGEATVEALTDEAPLEAVDTDADGDTVDALRAAMPDVRLENVPDHDRQHLEGGLVGFLAYEAVYDLWLEEVGYERPDSRFPDAQFLLTTKTLTFDERDGTVSLVCTPVLEADDDPDAVYDALVAEAAEVAATLCAAEPPETGGFVRDEEVAGPKAAYEDSVRAAKEHVLDGDIYQGVISRTRELYGDIDPLGFYEAMREVNPSPYMYLLDHDDLTVVGASPETLLSVRGREVMSNPIAGTCDRGSSPVEDRRLAGEMLADGKERAEHTMLVDLARNDVRRVSEPGSVRVDEFMNVLKYSHVQHIESTVTGRLAAGSDAFDATRASFPAGTLSGAPKVRAMEIIDDLESEPRGLYGGGVGYYSWSGDADFAIVIRTATVETADERDRITVQAGAGLVADSDPAAEYEETEQKMGGVLAALEEIELPATEPPSDGEPDTTPEVSR, encoded by the coding sequence ATGCCCGATCCCAAACCCACCCCCACCGACCGGTTCTCGTTCGATCTCGATCGGGAGGCGTTCCGTGAATACGCCGGCTCGAGTGCCGACCGGGACGACCGACCGGCCGTTGTCCGGACCGTCGCGACCCTCGAGGTCGAGACGACGCCGCTTGCGGCCTACGCCGCGCTCACCGGCCGCTCCGAGGCGAGCGACCGGGAGCGCTCACCCTACGCCTTCCTCCTCGAGAGCGCGGGGAAGACCGCCTCGAGCGACCCCGACGGCGCGTTCCGGCCGAGTTCCGCCGACGCCGAGCGCCACGCGCGCTACTCTTACGTCGGCTACGACCCCGAGGCCGTCGTGACGGTCGAATCCGGCGAGGCGACCGTGGAGGCCCTGACCGACGAGGCACCGCTCGAGGCCGTCGACACCGACGCCGACGGCGATACCGTCGATGCGCTCCGGGCCGCGATGCCCGACGTTCGCCTCGAGAACGTGCCCGATCACGACCGCCAGCATCTCGAAGGCGGGCTGGTCGGCTTCCTGGCCTACGAGGCCGTCTACGACCTCTGGCTCGAGGAAGTCGGCTACGAGCGGCCCGACTCGCGGTTCCCGGACGCGCAGTTCCTCCTGACGACCAAGACCCTGACCTTCGACGAGCGCGACGGGACGGTGTCGCTGGTCTGTACACCCGTTCTCGAGGCCGACGACGACCCCGACGCGGTCTACGACGCGCTCGTCGCGGAGGCCGCCGAGGTGGCGGCGACGCTGTGTGCGGCCGAACCGCCCGAGACCGGCGGCTTCGTCCGCGACGAGGAGGTCGCCGGACCGAAAGCCGCCTACGAGGACAGCGTCCGTGCGGCCAAGGAACACGTCCTCGACGGCGACATCTATCAGGGCGTGATCTCCCGCACGCGGGAACTCTACGGTGACATCGATCCGCTCGGCTTCTACGAGGCGATGCGCGAGGTCAACCCCTCGCCGTACATGTATCTGCTCGATCACGACGATCTGACCGTCGTCGGGGCCAGTCCCGAGACCCTGCTCTCGGTGCGCGGTCGCGAGGTCATGTCGAACCCCATCGCCGGCACCTGCGACCGGGGCTCGAGCCCCGTCGAGGACCGCCGGCTCGCGGGGGAGATGCTGGCCGACGGTAAGGAACGCGCCGAACACACGATGCTGGTCGACCTCGCGCGCAACGACGTGCGCCGCGTCTCGGAACCGGGCTCGGTCCGGGTCGACGAGTTCATGAACGTCCTCAAGTACAGCCACGTCCAGCACATCGAGTCGACGGTGACCGGCCGGCTCGCCGCGGGCTCGGATGCGTTCGACGCGACGCGGGCCTCGTTCCCCGCCGGCACGCTCTCTGGCGCGCCGAAGGTCCGCGCGATGGAGATCATCGACGACCTCGAGTCCGAGCCCCGCGGGCTCTACGGCGGCGGCGTCGGCTACTACTCGTGGTCCGGCGACGCGGACTTCGCGATCGTGATTCGGACGGCGACCGTGGAAACCGCGGACGAGCGGGATCGAATCACCGTGCAGGCGGGCGCGGGACTGGTCGCCGACAGCGATCCCGCTGCCGAGTACGAGGAGACCGAACAGAAGATGGGCGGCGTCCTCGCGGCCCTCGAAGAGATCGAACTCCCGGCCACGGAGCCGCCGTCGGACGGCGAGCCCGACACGACGCCGGAGGTGAGCCGATGA
- a CDS encoding CAP domain-containing protein translates to MDGSRSDGTGHDRARRCDRALLRGLLSLLVAIALVVSLAVGTAVFAPQVTDGFGLGEGPAPSSEPPPAGERNPPVTDPDDPGTTRYETDVETITSPTVEDFVHAEINERRAEHGLEPLEWDGTAASVARAHTRDMGQRDYFAHTNPDGEGPYDRFRDVDDYCRAYGENIAMTWVDRRVERPTGGVVRYETAEALAIGLVDQWMNSTDHRRAILEEGETPTWDRAGVGVYIDEDGAVYAGQNFCREW, encoded by the coding sequence ATGGACGGGAGCCGGTCCGACGGAACGGGACACGACCGCGCCCGGCGGTGCGACCGGGCACTGCTTCGGGGACTCCTGAGTCTCCTCGTCGCGATCGCGCTCGTCGTTTCCCTCGCTGTCGGAACCGCCGTGTTCGCCCCGCAGGTGACCGACGGGTTCGGCCTCGGCGAGGGGCCCGCGCCCAGTTCCGAGCCGCCGCCGGCCGGCGAACGCAATCCGCCGGTAACGGATCCCGACGACCCGGGTACGACCCGGTACGAAACCGACGTCGAGACGATCACCTCGCCGACCGTCGAGGACTTCGTCCACGCCGAGATCAACGAGCGGCGGGCCGAACACGGCCTCGAGCCCCTCGAGTGGGACGGGACCGCCGCGTCGGTGGCTCGCGCACACACTCGTGACATGGGCCAGCGGGACTACTTCGCACATACGAACCCCGACGGCGAGGGGCCGTACGACCGCTTCAGAGACGTCGACGACTACTGTCGGGCCTACGGTGAGAACATCGCCATGACCTGGGTCGATCGACGCGTCGAACGGCCGACCGGCGGGGTCGTTCGCTACGAAACGGCCGAGGCCCTCGCGATCGGTCTGGTCGATCAGTGGATGAACTCCACCGATCACCGGCGGGCGATCCTCGAGGAGGGCGAAACGCCAACGTGGGACCGGGCGGGGGTCGGCGTCTACATCGACGAGGACGGCGCAGTCTACGCCGGCCAGAACTTCTGTCGCGAGTGGTAA
- a CDS encoding AEC family transporter, producing MEVVGRLVALLVVLVGGAGVRAIGVLDDRRTALLNDLAYYVALPALIFVSTFDRSIAALLSPALLGGLLLVVFGTAGVAWVVHWHRDSSARRSVAIVQSYHSNLGYLGLPLVAATFDPTVTAIASVVLGVVSLTQVPLTVVILSSLNAAGATVTGELRRLATNPVLVTLLAGLTIGSLGLGVPSPVAVGLDAVGSLALPVALLCVGASLDIDRSSIDAATTAAVVACKVVVMPALAWLVFSALAVDTATFIASVVMLGTPTAVSTFVFASELGGDPEFASLNVFVTTLSSIATLFVLITLVG from the coding sequence ATGGAGGTCGTCGGTCGGCTGGTAGCACTGCTCGTCGTCCTGGTGGGCGGCGCGGGGGTCCGAGCGATCGGCGTCCTCGACGACCGCCGGACCGCGCTGTTGAACGACCTCGCCTACTACGTCGCGCTCCCGGCACTGATTTTCGTTTCGACGTTCGATCGCTCGATCGCCGCGTTGCTCTCGCCGGCGCTGCTCGGCGGGCTCTTGCTCGTCGTCTTCGGAACCGCGGGGGTCGCCTGGGTCGTCCACTGGCATCGGGACTCGAGCGCGCGCCGGAGCGTCGCGATCGTGCAGTCGTATCACTCCAATCTGGGCTATCTGGGATTGCCGCTGGTCGCCGCGACGTTCGATCCGACGGTCACGGCGATCGCGAGCGTGGTACTCGGCGTCGTCTCGCTGACGCAGGTCCCGCTGACGGTTGTCATCCTTTCGTCACTCAACGCGGCCGGCGCGACGGTTACCGGCGAACTGCGGCGACTCGCGACGAACCCCGTCCTCGTGACGCTGCTTGCCGGATTGACGATCGGTTCGCTCGGGCTCGGGGTGCCGTCACCCGTTGCCGTCGGTCTCGACGCCGTCGGGTCGCTGGCGCTGCCCGTCGCGTTGCTCTGTGTTGGCGCATCGCTGGACATCGACCGGTCCTCGATCGACGCGGCCACGACCGCGGCCGTCGTCGCCTGCAAGGTCGTGGTGATGCCGGCCCTCGCGTGGCTCGTCTTCTCCGCGCTGGCCGTCGACACCGCGACGTTTATCGCCAGCGTCGTGATGCTCGGCACGCCGACGGCCGTCTCGACGTTCGTCTTCGCGAGCGAACTCGGCGGCGACCCGGAGTTCGCGTCGCTGAACGTCTTCGTCACGACGCTGTCCTCGATCGCGACGCTGTTCGTCCTCATTACACTGGTCGGCTGA